One genomic segment of Candidatus Polarisedimenticolia bacterium includes these proteins:
- the boxC gene encoding 2,3-epoxybenzoyl-CoA dihydrolase produces MAPETTAAPAISFQTDPTHYRHWKLALEGPVARLTMAVQENEPLVPGYQLKLNSYDLGVDIELHDAVTRLRFEHPEVRCVIVTSNRDRVFCAGANIHMLASSSHGFKVNFCKFTNETRLAIEDASRHSGQKYLAALNGTCAGGGYELALACDEIILVDDGNSAVSLPETPLLGVLPGTGGLTRLVDKRKVRRDLADLFCTVAEGVRGSRAREWRLVDEVVPKSRFEEEVRRRAGEAAAASPARATQGVPLAPLERKLGDDRVDYGHVSLQIDRSGRRATLTVRGPAAGLPGEAAALRQLGSKWWPLQAFRELDDALVHLRTNEPAIGLVLLKTEGSPEAVLELDAVMDRLREDWFVSEVRFLMARVLRRLDLTARSFFALIEPGSCFAGSLFELALAADRSYMLEDAEKPNTVALSRANGGDFPMTHGLSRLQARFLGEPERPEALLREPRSYDPAQALEAGLVTVVSDDIDYEDEVRVACEERISLSPDALTGMEANLRFPGSEGCDSKIFSRLSAWQNWIFQRPNAVGEKGALTLYGKPERPTFDPRRT; encoded by the coding sequence TTGGCACCCGAGACGACCGCCGCTCCCGCCATCTCCTTCCAGACCGATCCGACGCATTACCGCCACTGGAAGCTCGCCCTGGAGGGGCCCGTGGCGCGCCTGACCATGGCCGTGCAGGAGAACGAGCCGCTGGTGCCAGGCTACCAGCTGAAGCTGAACTCCTACGACCTGGGAGTGGACATCGAGCTGCATGACGCCGTCACGCGGCTGCGCTTCGAGCACCCGGAGGTGCGCTGCGTGATCGTGACTTCCAACCGGGATCGGGTCTTCTGCGCCGGCGCGAACATCCACATGCTGGCCAGCTCCTCGCACGGCTTCAAGGTGAATTTCTGCAAGTTCACCAACGAGACGCGCCTGGCGATCGAAGACGCCTCGCGCCATAGCGGCCAGAAGTACCTGGCGGCCCTCAACGGCACCTGCGCGGGGGGGGGCTACGAGCTGGCGCTGGCCTGCGACGAGATCATCCTGGTCGACGACGGGAATTCCGCGGTGAGCCTGCCCGAGACGCCGCTGCTGGGGGTCCTGCCGGGGACCGGTGGATTGACGCGCCTGGTCGACAAGAGAAAGGTGCGTCGCGACCTGGCCGACCTTTTCTGCACGGTGGCGGAAGGGGTGCGCGGCAGCCGGGCGCGGGAATGGAGGCTGGTCGACGAGGTGGTGCCGAAGAGCCGCTTCGAGGAGGAGGTGCGGCGCCGCGCGGGCGAAGCCGCGGCCGCCTCTCCGGCGCGCGCCACGCAAGGCGTGCCCCTGGCGCCGCTCGAGCGCAAGCTGGGCGATGATCGCGTCGACTACGGCCACGTGAGCCTGCAAATCGATCGTTCTGGCCGGCGCGCCACCCTCACCGTGCGCGGGCCGGCCGCGGGACTTCCCGGCGAGGCCGCCGCGCTGCGACAGCTCGGGTCGAAATGGTGGCCCCTGCAGGCCTTCCGGGAGCTGGACGACGCGCTGGTCCATCTGCGGACCAATGAGCCGGCCATCGGATTGGTGCTGCTCAAGACGGAGGGATCGCCCGAGGCGGTGCTGGAGCTCGACGCGGTGATGGACCGGCTGCGGGAAGACTGGTTCGTCTCGGAGGTCCGCTTCCTGATGGCGCGGGTCCTGCGGCGGCTGGATCTCACCGCCCGCAGCTTCTTTGCCCTCATCGAGCCCGGCTCCTGCTTCGCCGGCTCGCTGTTCGAGCTGGCGCTGGCCGCCGATCGCTCCTACATGCTCGAGGACGCGGAGAAGCCCAATACCGTGGCGCTGTCGCGGGCGAACGGCGGCGATTTCCCCATGACCCACGGTCTCAGCCGGCTGCAGGCCCGCTTTCTGGGGGAGCCGGAGCGGCCCGAGGCCCTGCTGCGCGAGCCGCGCTCCTACGATCCGGCGCAGGCGCTGGAAGCGGGGCTCGTCACGGTCGTCTCCGATGACATCGACTACGAGGACGAGGTCCGCGTCGCCTGCGAGGAGCGGATCAGCCTCTCCCCCGACGCGCTGACCGGCATGGAGGCGAACCTGCGCTTCCCCGGCAGCGAAGGCTGCGACAGCAAGATCTTCAGCCGCCTCTCGGCCTGGCAGAACTGGATTTTCCAGCGCCCGAACGCCGTGGGAGAGAAGGGCGCGCTGACGCTGTACGGCAAGCCCGAGCGTCCCACCTTCGATCCCCGGAGGACCTGA